A genomic window from Lotus japonicus ecotype B-129 chromosome 1, LjGifu_v1.2 includes:
- the LOC130732185 gene encoding uncharacterized protein LOC130732185 has protein sequence MASRIDDLAKIDASKETWTIVAKVNHLWLSPSLYGSKIPFSMDMILMDDKGCKIHAIVRKTLIYRFQSLLTEGKVYQISYFGVGESGRDFRPTEHPFKINFDIQTSVRLLPNKAINITPYSFVPLADIMYKDLDTSFLIGGEQEFEKDGTKQKMITIELDQDGVRVECAFFGKYVSEVSGYLSSVDATNAVVVVQCCKIKPFKGKTSIQNVYGGTRVLFNPLIQEVGPLRARINKSQAAYWSSNLKDNYVAIR, from the exons AATCGACGATCTGGCCAAGATAGATGCCTCCAAAGAAACCTGGACAATTGTTGCGAAGGTCAATCATCTATGGCTAAGTCCGAGCCTATATGGCTCAAAGATACCCTTTTCAATGGATATGAtacttatggatgacaag GGCTGCAAGATTCATGCTATTGTTAGGAAGACTTTGATTTATCGATTTCAGTCTTTGCTAACTGAAGGAAAAGTATACCAGATTTCCTACTTCGGTGTTGGCGAAAGCGGACGTGATTTTCGCCCAACCGAGcatccattcaagatcaactttgatattcagaCTTCTGTACGCCTGCTACCTAACAAGGCTATCAACATAACACCGTACTCTTTTGTTCCACTTGCTGACATAATGTATAAGGACCTTGATACATCATTCCTTATAG GTGGAGAACAAGAGTTTGAAAAAGATGGTACTAAACAGAAGATGATAACAATAGAGCTTGACCAAGATGG GGTTCGGGTTGAATGTGCATTTTTCGGGAAATACGTTTCTGAAGTCAGTGGTTATCTTTCATCTGTTGATGCAACCAATGCTGTCGTGGTTGTACAATGTTGTAAGATCAAGCCATTTAAAG gtaAGACTAGCATCCAAAATGTTTATGGTGGTACTAGGGTTCTTTTTAATCCTCTGATTCAAGAAGTTGGCCCTCTCCGTGCTCG tataaataaaagtcaagcAGCTTATTGGTCATCTAACTTGAAGGATAATTATGTTGCTATAag GTAA